The Kosakonia sacchari SP1 genome includes a window with the following:
- the glpA gene encoding anaerobic glycerol-3-phosphate dehydrogenase subunit A: MRNSSDYDVIIIGGGATGAGIARDCALRGLRVVLLERHDIATGATGRNHGLLHSGARYAVTDNESARECIAENQILKRIARHCIEPTDGLFITLPEDDLVYQSQFIDACLQAGIPAQVISPQEALRMEPSVNPALVGAVRVPDGTVDPFRLTASNMLDAREHGAKVLTGHEVCGLIRHGDTVSGVRLYHPASGETQELHAPVVVNAAGIWGQRIAEYADLSIRMFPAKGALLILDHRINQHVINRCRKPADADILVPGDTISLIGTTSTHIDYADIDNLRVTPDEVDILLREGEKLAPVMAKTRILRAYAGVRPLVASDNDPSGRNVSRGIVLLDHAQRDGLEGFITITGGKLMTYRLMAEWATDAVCRKLNHHAPCTTATAPLPGSREPTEQALKKIISLPTPLRGSAVYRHGDRTPAWLGSDRHNRSLVCECEAVTAGEVQYAVENLNVHSLLDLRRRTRVGMGTCQGELCACRAAGLLNRLHVTTESESLHQLADFLNERWKGVKPVAWGDALRESEFTRWVYQGLCGLEKEAEDEI; the protein is encoded by the coding sequence ATGCGCAACTCCAGTGACTACGATGTGATTATTATCGGCGGCGGTGCGACCGGCGCAGGTATTGCTCGCGACTGCGCCCTGCGCGGCTTGCGCGTGGTGCTGCTTGAACGCCACGATATCGCCACCGGCGCGACCGGCCGTAACCACGGCTTGCTACACAGCGGAGCGCGTTACGCGGTGACCGATAACGAATCAGCGCGTGAATGTATTGCCGAAAACCAGATCCTCAAACGCATCGCCCGCCACTGTATCGAACCAACAGACGGCCTGTTTATTACCCTGCCGGAAGATGACCTGGTGTATCAAAGCCAGTTTATTGACGCCTGTCTGCAAGCGGGGATCCCGGCGCAGGTTATATCACCGCAGGAAGCGTTGCGCATGGAGCCCAGCGTCAACCCGGCGCTAGTCGGCGCGGTGCGTGTGCCGGACGGCACGGTGGACCCTTTCCGCCTCACCGCCAGCAATATGCTGGACGCGCGCGAGCACGGCGCCAAAGTCCTCACCGGGCACGAAGTGTGCGGGCTAATCCGCCATGGCGACACGGTGAGCGGTGTGCGCCTTTATCACCCTGCCAGTGGTGAAACCCAGGAACTCCACGCGCCAGTGGTGGTGAATGCCGCCGGGATCTGGGGGCAGCGCATTGCCGAATATGCCGACCTGTCGATCCGCATGTTCCCGGCGAAAGGTGCGTTGCTGATCCTCGATCATCGCATTAATCAGCACGTTATCAACCGCTGCCGCAAACCCGCCGATGCCGATATTCTGGTGCCAGGCGACACGATTTCCCTGATTGGCACCACCTCGACGCATATTGATTACGCCGATATCGATAACCTGCGCGTCACGCCTGACGAAGTGGATATTCTGCTGCGTGAAGGGGAAAAACTGGCGCCGGTGATGGCGAAAACGCGCATCCTGCGTGCTTACGCCGGTGTGCGACCACTGGTCGCCAGCGATAATGACCCGAGTGGACGCAATGTTAGCCGGGGAATTGTGTTGCTGGACCACGCGCAGCGAGACGGGTTGGAAGGCTTTATCACTATAACTGGCGGCAAGCTGATGACTTATCGGTTAATGGCCGAATGGGCAACGGATGCCGTGTGTCGCAAGCTCAATCATCATGCTCCCTGTACCACCGCTACCGCGCCGCTGCCTGGCTCCCGCGAGCCGACTGAACAGGCGCTCAAAAAAATCATCTCTCTGCCGACGCCACTACGCGGTTCGGCGGTCTATCGCCACGGTGATCGCACGCCAGCCTGGCTTGGTAGCGACAGACATAACCGCAGTCTGGTTTGCGAATGTGAAGCCGTCACTGCCGGAGAAGTGCAGTACGCGGTCGAAAACCTCAATGTCCATTCGCTCCTTGATTTACGCCGCCGCACACGCGTCGGAATGGGCACTTGCCAGGGTGAACTTTGCGCCTGCCGTGCAGCCGGATTGCTTAACCGTCTGCATGTCACGACTGAAAGTGAATCTCTGCACCAACTGGCCGATTTTCTTAATGAGCGCTGGAAAGGCGTTAAACCCGTCGCCTGGGGCGATGCGCTACGGGAAAGTGAATTCACACGCTGGGTTTATCAGGGATTGTGTGGTCTGGAAAAGGAGGCGGAAGATGAGATTTGA
- the glpT gene encoding glycerol-3-phosphate transporter, producing MLSIFRPAPHQSRLPDAQIDPLYRRLRWQIFLGIFFGYAAYYLVRKNFALAMPYLVEQGFSRGDLGFALSGISIAYGFSKFIMGSVSDRSNPRVFLPAGLILAAAVMLVMGFVPWATSSIMIMFVLLFLCGWFQGMGWPPCGRTMVHWWSQKERGGIVSVWNCAHNVGGGIPPLLFLLGMAWFNDWHAALYMPAFGAILVAILAFALMRDTPQSCGLPPIEEYKNDYPDDYSDKHEEELSAKQIFMQYILPNKLLWYIAVANVFVYLLRYGILDWSPTYLKEVKHFALDKSSWAYFFYEYAGIPGTLLCGWMSDKVFRGNRGATGVFFMTLVTIATIVYWLNPAGNPSVDMVCMIVIGFLIYGPVMLIGLHALELAPKKAAGTAAGFTGLFGYLGGSVAASAIVGYTVDFFGWDGGFMVMIGGSILAVLLLVIVMIGEKRHHADVLARRS from the coding sequence ATGTTGAGTATTTTTAGACCTGCCCCCCATCAATCGCGTCTGCCCGATGCGCAAATCGATCCGTTGTACCGGCGGTTGCGCTGGCAGATTTTCCTCGGGATCTTCTTCGGTTATGCCGCCTACTATCTGGTGCGTAAGAACTTTGCGCTGGCAATGCCGTATTTAGTCGAACAGGGCTTTTCCCGTGGCGATCTGGGGTTTGCGCTGTCCGGTATCTCCATTGCCTACGGCTTTTCTAAATTTATTATGGGTTCGGTGTCTGATCGCTCGAATCCGCGCGTTTTCCTGCCCGCCGGGTTAATTCTGGCGGCGGCGGTGATGTTGGTCATGGGTTTCGTGCCGTGGGCAACCTCAAGCATCATGATCATGTTTGTGCTGCTGTTCCTGTGTGGCTGGTTCCAGGGGATGGGCTGGCCGCCGTGTGGGCGCACCATGGTGCACTGGTGGTCGCAAAAAGAACGCGGCGGCATTGTGTCAGTATGGAACTGCGCGCATAACGTTGGTGGTGGCATCCCTCCGCTGCTGTTCCTGTTGGGGATGGCGTGGTTTAACGACTGGCACGCGGCGTTGTATATGCCCGCGTTTGGCGCGATTCTGGTGGCGATTCTTGCCTTCGCACTGATGCGCGATACGCCTCAATCCTGCGGTTTACCGCCGATTGAAGAGTACAAAAACGACTACCCGGATGATTACAGTGACAAACACGAAGAAGAGTTGTCCGCAAAGCAGATTTTTATGCAGTACATCCTGCCGAACAAACTGCTGTGGTATATCGCGGTAGCGAACGTTTTTGTTTACCTGCTGCGCTACGGCATTCTCGACTGGTCGCCGACCTACCTGAAAGAGGTGAAACACTTCGCGCTGGATAAATCCTCGTGGGCCTATTTCTTCTATGAATATGCGGGCATTCCGGGCACGCTGCTGTGCGGCTGGATGTCGGATAAAGTCTTTCGCGGCAACCGCGGCGCAACGGGCGTGTTCTTTATGACACTGGTGACCATTGCGACTATCGTTTACTGGCTGAACCCGGCGGGTAACCCGAGCGTGGATATGGTCTGTATGATTGTCATCGGCTTCCTGATTTATGGCCCGGTGATGTTGATTGGTCTGCATGCGCTGGAGCTGGCACCGAAAAAAGCGGCGGGTACGGCGGCGGGCTTTACCGGCTTGTTTGGCTATCTTGGTGGTTCTGTCGCCGCCAGCGCCATTGTCGGTTATACCGTTGATTTCTTCGGCTGGGATGGTGGCTTTATGGTGATGATTGGCGGCAGCATTCTGGCGGTGTTACTGCTGGTTATCGTGATGATTGGCGAGAAACGTCACCATGCCGACGTGCTGGCGCGTCGCAGCTAA
- the glpQ gene encoding glycerophosphodiester phosphodiesterase gives MKTTFTRMTSSLLLAGALTSQALATDKIVIAHRGASGYLPEHTLPAKAMAYAQGADFLEQDLVMTKDDQLVVLHDHYLDRVTDVAERFPQRARKDGRYYAIDFTLDEIRSLKFTEGFELEKGKKVQVYPGRFPMGKSDFRIHTFEEEIEFVQGLNHSTGKNIGIYPEIKAPWFHHQEGKDIAAKTLEVLKKYGYTSKQDNVYLQCFDVNELKRIKNELEPKMGMDLRLVQLIAYTKWNETQEQQPDGKWVNYSYDWMFKPGAMKQIAQYADGIGPDYHMLVADGSKPGNVKLTAMVKEAHASHLQVHPFTVRADQLPPYASDVNQLYKVLYQQAGVDGLFTDFPDKAVQFLHKK, from the coding sequence ATGAAAACCACTTTCACCCGTATGACCTCAAGCCTGCTGCTGGCAGGCGCGTTAACCAGCCAGGCGCTGGCCACCGATAAAATCGTTATCGCCCATCGTGGCGCCAGCGGTTATTTGCCGGAACATACCTTACCGGCGAAAGCGATGGCCTATGCACAGGGCGCGGATTTCCTTGAACAAGATCTGGTGATGACCAAAGACGACCAACTGGTCGTTCTGCATGATCACTATCTCGACCGCGTAACGGATGTCGCGGAGCGCTTCCCGCAGCGCGCGCGTAAAGACGGGCGCTACTATGCCATCGACTTTACGCTCGACGAGATCCGCTCGCTGAAGTTTACCGAAGGGTTCGAGCTCGAAAAGGGCAAGAAAGTGCAGGTCTATCCGGGCCGTTTCCCGATGGGTAAATCCGATTTCCGCATTCACACGTTTGAAGAGGAGATCGAGTTTGTGCAGGGGTTGAACCACTCCACTGGCAAAAACATCGGTATTTATCCGGAGATCAAAGCGCCCTGGTTCCACCATCAGGAAGGGAAAGACATTGCCGCAAAGACGCTGGAAGTGCTGAAAAAGTACGGTTACACCAGCAAGCAGGACAATGTGTATCTGCAATGTTTTGACGTCAATGAGCTCAAACGCATTAAGAATGAGCTGGAACCGAAGATGGGGATGGATCTCAGGCTGGTGCAGCTGATTGCCTATACCAAATGGAATGAAACGCAGGAGCAGCAGCCGGACGGCAAATGGGTGAATTACAGTTACGACTGGATGTTCAAACCCGGCGCGATGAAGCAAATCGCGCAGTATGCCGACGGCATCGGGCCGGACTATCACATGCTGGTAGCGGACGGTTCAAAACCGGGTAACGTCAAGCTAACGGCAATGGTGAAAGAGGCGCATGCCAGCCATTTGCAGGTGCATCCGTTTACCGTTCGTGCGGATCAGCTTCCGCCGTATGCCAGCGATGTGAATCAGCTTTATAAGGTGCTGTATCAGCAGGCGGGCGTCGATGGGTTGTTTACCGACTTCCCGGATAAAGCGGTGCAGTTTCTGCATAAAAAGTAA
- the yfaE gene encoding class I ribonucleotide reductase maintenance protein YfaE, whose amino-acid sequence MSRVTLSLSGTHVQCQDEHPSLLVALESHQVEVEYQCREGYCGSCRCRLVAGQVDWIAEPLAFINEGEILPCCCRAKGDIEIEM is encoded by the coding sequence ATGAGCCGTGTGACGCTTAGCCTTTCCGGCACGCACGTCCAGTGCCAGGATGAGCACCCTTCCCTGCTGGTGGCGCTCGAATCGCACCAGGTGGAAGTTGAGTACCAGTGCCGCGAAGGCTACTGCGGCTCCTGCCGCTGTCGCCTGGTGGCGGGCCAGGTTGACTGGATTGCCGAGCCGCTGGCCTTTATCAACGAAGGGGAAATTTTGCCCTGCTGCTGCCGGGCGAAAGGCGATATCGAAATCGAGATGTAA
- the nrdB gene encoding class Ia ribonucleoside-diphosphate reductase subunit beta — MAYTTFSQTKNDQLLEPMFFGQPVNVARYDQQKYDIFEKLIEKQLSFFWRPEEVDVSRDRIDFQALPEHEKHIFISNLKYQTLLDSIQGRSPNVALLPLISIPELETWVETWAFSETIHSRSYTHIIRNIVNDPAVVFDDIVTNEQILKRAEGISHFYDELIEMTSYWHLLGEGTHNVNGKTVTVSLRELKKKLYLCLMSVNALEAIRFYVSFACSFAFAERELMEGNAKIIRLIARDEALHLTGTQHMLNLLRSGADDPEMAEIAEECKQECYDLFVQAALQEKEWAEYLFQGGSMIGLNKDILCQYVEYITNIRMQAVGLDLPFQTRSNPIPWINTWLVSDNVQVAPQEVEVSSYLVGQIDSEVDTDDLSSFQL; from the coding sequence ATGGCATACACCACTTTTTCACAGACGAAAAACGATCAGTTGCTGGAGCCGATGTTCTTCGGCCAGCCGGTTAACGTGGCGCGCTACGATCAGCAAAAATATGACATTTTCGAAAAGCTGATTGAGAAACAACTCTCCTTCTTCTGGCGTCCGGAAGAAGTTGACGTTTCCCGCGACCGTATCGATTTCCAGGCGCTACCGGAACACGAAAAGCACATTTTTATCAGCAACCTGAAATACCAGACGCTGCTGGATTCGATTCAGGGTCGTAGCCCGAACGTTGCGTTGCTGCCGCTGATCTCCATCCCGGAACTGGAAACCTGGGTAGAAACCTGGGCGTTTTCAGAAACGATCCATTCGCGCTCTTACACCCACATCATCCGCAACATCGTTAACGATCCGGCGGTGGTGTTTGACGATATCGTCACCAACGAGCAGATCCTCAAGCGCGCGGAAGGCATCTCGCACTTCTACGACGAACTGATTGAAATGACCAGCTACTGGCATCTGCTGGGTGAAGGCACGCACAACGTCAACGGCAAAACCGTGACCGTCAGCCTACGCGAGTTGAAGAAAAAACTTTATCTGTGCCTGATGAGCGTGAACGCGCTGGAAGCGATTCGCTTCTACGTCAGCTTCGCTTGTTCCTTCGCGTTCGCCGAGCGTGAGCTGATGGAAGGCAATGCCAAAATCATTCGCCTGATTGCCCGCGACGAAGCGCTGCACCTGACCGGCACCCAGCATATGCTGAACCTGCTGCGTTCCGGCGCGGATGACCCGGAAATGGCCGAGATCGCCGAAGAGTGCAAACAGGAGTGCTATGACCTGTTCGTGCAGGCGGCATTGCAGGAAAAAGAGTGGGCGGAATACCTGTTCCAGGGCGGCTCGATGATTGGCCTGAACAAAGACATTCTCTGCCAGTACGTTGAGTACATCACTAATATCCGCATGCAGGCAGTCGGTCTCGACTTACCGTTCCAGACCCGTTCGAACCCGATTCCGTGGATCAACACCTGGCTGGTTTCCGATAACGTCCAGGTCGCTCCGCAGGAAGTGGAAGTGAGTTCCTATCTGGTCGGCCAGATCGACTCTGAAGTCGACACCGACGATCTGAGTAGCTTCCAGCTCTGA
- the nrdA gene encoding class 1a ribonucleoside-diphosphate reductase subunit alpha: MNQSLLVTKRDGGTERINLDKIHRVLDWAAEGLSNVSISQVELRSHIQFYDGIKTSDIHETIIKAAADLISRDAPDYQYLAARLAIFHLRKKAYGQFEPPALFDHVKKMIELGKYDHHLLEDYTEEEFKQMDGFIDHWRDMNFSYAAVKQLEGKYLVQNRVTGEIYESAQFLYILVAACLFSNYPRETRLDYVKRFYDAVSTFKISLPTPIMSGVRTPTRQFSSCVLIECGDSLDSINATSSAIVKYVSQRAGIGINAGRIRALGSPIRGGEAFHTGCIPFYKHFQTAVKSCSQGGVRGGAATLFYPMWHLEVESLLVLKNNRGVEGNRVRHMDYGVQINKLMYTRLLKGEEITLFSPSDVPGLYDAFFADQDEFERLYTQYEKDDSIRKQRIKAVELFSLMMQERASTGRIYIQNVDHCNTHSPFDPMVAPVRQSNLCLEIALPTKPLDDVNDENGEIALCTLSAFNLGAIKNLDELEELATLAVRALDALLDYQDYPILAAKRGAMGRRTLGIGVINFAYWLAKNGKRYSDGSANNLTHQTFEAIQYWLLKASNELAKEQGACPWFNETTYSQGILPIDTYKKDLDGITSEPLHYDWEALRESIKTHGLRNSTLSALMPSETSSQISNATNGIEPPRGHVSIKASKDGILRQVVPDYEKLSNAYELLWEMPNNDGYLQLVGIMQKFIDQSISANTNYDPSRFPSGKVPMQQLLKDLLTAYKFGVKTLYYQNTRDGAEDAQDDLAPSIQDDGCESGACKI; the protein is encoded by the coding sequence ATGAATCAGAGTCTGCTGGTGACAAAGCGTGATGGTGGCACTGAGCGCATCAATCTCGACAAAATTCATCGAGTACTGGATTGGGCGGCAGAGGGGCTAAGTAACGTATCTATCTCTCAGGTTGAACTGCGCTCACACATTCAGTTCTACGACGGTATCAAAACGTCCGATATCCACGAGACCATCATTAAGGCCGCCGCGGATCTGATTTCCCGCGATGCGCCGGACTACCAGTACCTGGCTGCGCGCCTGGCCATTTTCCACCTGCGTAAAAAAGCCTACGGCCAGTTCGAGCCGCCTGCGCTGTTTGACCACGTGAAGAAAATGATTGAGCTTGGCAAATACGATCATCATCTGCTGGAAGACTACACGGAAGAAGAGTTCAAGCAGATGGACGGTTTTATCGACCACTGGCGCGATATGAACTTCTCTTACGCGGCGGTGAAGCAACTGGAAGGCAAATACCTGGTCCAGAACCGCGTGACCGGCGAGATCTACGAAAGCGCGCAGTTCCTCTATATCCTGGTTGCCGCGTGCCTGTTCTCCAACTATCCGCGTGAAACCCGTCTGGACTACGTCAAGCGCTTCTACGACGCTGTTTCCACATTCAAAATTTCGCTGCCGACGCCGATCATGTCTGGCGTGCGTACGCCGACCCGTCAATTCAGCTCCTGCGTATTGATCGAGTGCGGCGACAGCCTGGACTCCATCAATGCCACTTCCAGCGCGATTGTGAAATACGTTTCCCAGCGCGCCGGTATCGGTATCAATGCCGGCCGCATTCGTGCGCTGGGTAGCCCGATCCGCGGTGGTGAAGCGTTCCACACCGGTTGTATCCCGTTCTACAAACACTTCCAGACGGCAGTGAAATCCTGCTCGCAGGGCGGTGTACGCGGCGGCGCGGCAACCCTGTTCTACCCGATGTGGCATCTGGAAGTTGAAAGCCTGCTGGTACTGAAAAACAACCGTGGCGTGGAAGGCAACCGCGTGCGTCACATGGACTACGGCGTACAGATCAACAAACTGATGTACACTCGTCTGCTGAAAGGTGAAGAGATCACCCTGTTCAGCCCGTCCGACGTGCCGGGTCTGTACGATGCGTTCTTCGCCGATCAGGATGAGTTCGAACGCCTGTACACCCAATATGAAAAAGACGACAGCATCCGTAAACAGCGCATCAAAGCGGTGGAGCTGTTCTCTTTGATGATGCAGGAACGCGCTTCTACTGGCCGTATCTACATTCAGAACGTCGATCACTGCAACACCCATAGCCCGTTTGACCCGATGGTTGCGCCGGTACGTCAGTCCAACCTGTGCCTGGAAATCGCCCTGCCGACCAAGCCGCTGGATGATGTGAACGACGAAAACGGTGAAATCGCGCTCTGCACGCTCTCTGCGTTTAACCTCGGGGCGATTAAAAACCTCGACGAGCTGGAAGAGCTGGCCACGCTTGCGGTGCGTGCGCTCGACGCGCTGCTGGATTACCAGGATTACCCGATTCTGGCCGCAAAACGTGGCGCGATGGGGCGCCGTACGCTGGGTATTGGCGTCATCAACTTTGCTTACTGGCTGGCAAAGAACGGTAAACGTTACTCTGACGGCAGCGCTAACAACCTGACGCACCAGACTTTCGAAGCCATTCAGTACTGGTTGCTGAAAGCCTCTAACGAGCTGGCGAAAGAGCAAGGCGCATGCCCGTGGTTCAACGAAACCACCTACTCGCAGGGTATTTTGCCGATCGATACTTACAAGAAAGATCTCGACGGTATTACCAGCGAGCCGCTGCATTACGACTGGGAAGCGTTGCGTGAATCGATCAAAACGCACGGCCTGCGTAACTCGACGCTCTCCGCGCTGATGCCGTCTGAAACCTCGTCGCAGATCTCCAACGCCACCAATGGCATTGAACCGCCGCGCGGCCATGTGAGCATCAAAGCGTCGAAAGATGGCATCCTGCGTCAGGTGGTGCCGGATTACGAAAAACTGAGTAATGCTTACGAGCTGCTGTGGGAAATGCCGAATAACGATGGCTACCTGCAATTGGTCGGCATCATGCAGAAATTTATCGATCAGTCGATTTCGGCGAACACCAACTATGACCCGTCACGCTTCCCGTCGGGCAAAGTGCCGATGCAACAGTTGTTGAAAGACTTGCTGACCGCCTACAAATTTGGTGTGAAAACGCTGTACTATCAAAACACCCGCGATGGCGCGGAAGATGCGCAGGATGACCTGGCACCTTCCATCCAGGACGATGGCTGCGAAAGCGGCGCATGTAAGATCTAA
- the ubiG gene encoding bifunctional 2-polyprenyl-6-hydroxyphenol methylase/3-demethylubiquinol 3-O-methyltransferase UbiG — protein sequence MNAEKTPVAQNVDHAEIAKFEAVASRWWDKEGEFKPLHRINPLRLGYIGEHAAGLFGKKVLDVGCGGGILAESMAQEGAEVTGLDMGFEPLQVARLHALESGVQVNYVQETVEEHAAKHAQQYDVVTCMEMLEHVPDPQSVVKACAQLVKPGGHVFFSTINRNGKAWLMAVVGAEYVLRMVPKGTHDVKKFIKPAELLNWVDGTVLQECHITGLHYNPLLNQFTLGPGVDVNYMLHTTAKND from the coding sequence ATGAATGCCGAAAAAACGCCGGTCGCTCAGAACGTTGATCATGCTGAAATCGCCAAATTTGAGGCTGTCGCCTCGCGCTGGTGGGATAAAGAAGGTGAGTTTAAACCCCTGCACCGCATTAACCCTCTGCGCTTGGGTTATATTGGCGAACACGCTGCCGGTCTGTTCGGTAAGAAAGTGCTCGATGTCGGCTGCGGCGGCGGGATTCTGGCAGAAAGCATGGCGCAAGAAGGTGCTGAGGTCACCGGGCTTGATATGGGCTTTGAACCACTCCAGGTAGCGCGTTTGCATGCGCTGGAATCTGGCGTTCAGGTCAATTACGTGCAGGAAACCGTAGAAGAGCATGCGGCAAAACACGCGCAGCAGTATGACGTCGTCACCTGCATGGAGATGCTGGAGCATGTTCCGGATCCGCAATCGGTGGTAAAAGCCTGCGCGCAGTTGGTCAAACCCGGCGGTCATGTCTTCTTCTCTACCATTAACCGCAACGGCAAAGCCTGGTTGATGGCGGTCGTCGGCGCGGAATATGTGCTACGCATGGTGCCGAAAGGTACGCACGACGTGAAGAAATTTATTAAGCCAGCGGAACTCTTAAACTGGGTTGACGGCACTGTGTTACAGGAGTGTCACATCACCGGGTTACATTACAATCCGTTGTTAAACCAGTTTACGTTAGGGCCGGGGGTAGATGTGAACTATATGTTACATACAACAGCAAAAAATGACTAA